The Hypanus sabinus isolate sHypSab1 chromosome 5, sHypSab1.hap1, whole genome shotgun sequence genome has a segment encoding these proteins:
- the LOC132394022 gene encoding uncharacterized protein LOC132394022 isoform X1 produces the protein MKNERRDQGLDQAERFNVSRELRLVPPFEETDVDSYFLLFEKVAVNQKWPKEQWVALLQSVLKGKAQRAYAALSLGKGEAENYDEVEKVILRTYELVPEAYRQKFRNLRKGWNQTYTELAHEKGVLLDRWCTAERVDEDYGRLRELFLIEEFKSCVPEEIRVYLNEKPDKSISEFARLADEYALTHKTKTPSNKGPQRDRGNDRESPTSEAEVPPGASGKVEGERQDGQRAPGLTCFNCGKEGHIASRCFAPRKEIGRGKTTVPIGCAVVISKSTREPRVDRVREGSGSCLSHGTVSVTEGDTPVSVRIWRDTGSELSLVSRKILEFGRETGMVKVEGINKRIEMVPLYKVILDCELVYGSVEIGVPSEFPRADVDMLLGNDLAGGKVWSAMLPTWRPASTVAPPLAPKDHLAGAVTRSLSRERAVNESSLNLASFDLAETSLPTLCHEGFEGGKTKSSKVKGGKGEEIDLPLAKRKVLKVGDKDEKQIKLLKGPELDMDDLSGLAELFEELESSKGVPYNERRAVLDGKDTLASKGSAERAEEVVSARRVAPSPGGSCPESNWEDRGKLEFEKGTGVESLEEANVPFECVRDGDARGAEPSNGAQKKSDVSDPVERGGRPCGSDGLGSVGKGLTLVTGESVSSLASVLEGVFKVNAEFKNGGVRIVGEGNKKPVVSKSKEEILNLADRSQSEPGNSGGPHSIVMPGWGVKRLPSTGYLSEEFESNTNNLKGTDKRASHLGKIEELGEKGLSLGHGVAKITPMNEAGGSSPRKITQVPHGGLAEKEATVNGDAIVRQPGRLNGFAPKPVNTKDSPLETCRLS, from the coding sequence atgaagaacgaacgaagagatcaagggttagaccaagcagagcggtttaatgttagtagggagttgagattggtacccccgttcgaggagacagatgtcgatagctatttcttgctttttgaaaaggtggcagtaaatcagaagtggccaaaagagcagtgggtggcgttgttacaaagtgtgttaaaggggaaagcccaacgagcatatgcggcttTGTCCCTGGGGAAGGgagaagcggagaattatgatgaggtagaAAAGgtaattctccggacttacgaattggtacctgaggcctatagacaaaagtttagaaatttaaggaaagggtggaatcaaacgtataccgagctagcccatgagaagggggtgctcttggaccgttggtgcaccgcggaaagagtggacgaggattatgggcgtctcagggagttatttttgattgaggaattcaaAAGTTGTGTTCCAGAGGAGatccgggtgtatttgaatgagaagccggataagtccatttcagaatttgccaggttggcggacgaatatgccctaacccacaagacaaagactccctcgaataaaggtccccagagagaccgtgggaacgatcgagaaagtccgactagtgaggcagaggtcccaccgggagctagcggtaaggttgagggggaaaggcaagacggccagagggctccgggtttgacctgttttaattgtggaaaggaggggcacattgcatctcgatgctttgctccgaggaaggagataggaagagggaaaaccacagtccctatcgggtgtgccgtagtaatcagcaaatcgaccagagagccgagggtagacagagtacgagagggctctgggagttgtctgtcacacggaaccgtgtctgtgacggagggagacacaccagtttccgtacgaatctggagggatacgggctctgaattatccctggttagccgtaagatactagaatttggtcgggaaacgggcatggtaaaggtggaaggaataaataaacggatagaaatggtgcccttatataaggtcattctggattgtgagctggtgtatggatcagttgaaataggggtgccctcagaattcccgagagctgacgtggacatgctgctgggaaacgacttagcagggggtaaggtttggtcagccatgctgccgacctggcgaccggcgagtacggtggccccgcccctagcgcccaaggaccatctcgccggcgcggtcactcgcagcctgtcgagagagagagctgtgaacgagagcagtttaaatctggccagttttgatttggccgagacgtctttgccgaccctgtgccatgagggtttcgagggtggtaagacgaagagtagtaaagtgaaagggggtaagggagaggagatagatctgcctttagcgaagagaaaggtcctaaaggtaggagataaagatgagaaacagataaagctgttgaaaggtccagagttggacatggatgatctgtctggtttggcagaattgtttgaagaacttgagagttctaaaggtgttccctataatgagaggagggcagtcctagatggaaaggatacccttgcctcgaaggggtctgctgaaagggcagaggaggttgtttcagctcgcagggttgcgccttccccgggtgggagctgcccagagagtaactgggaggatcgggggaagttagaatttgaaaaaggtacgggtgttgaaagcctggaagaggccaatgtcccgtttgagtgtgtccgagatggggatgcccgaggggctgaacctagtaacggagctcagaagaagtctgacgtatctgacccagtggaacggggcggccgtccttgtgggtcagatggactcggttcagtgggaaaagggttaaccttggtaaccggggaaagtgtgagttccctggcgtctgtactcgaaggagtgttcaaagttaatgcagaatttaagaatgggggggtgaggattgttggcgaaggaaacaaaaagcctgtagtttccaaatcgaaggaagaaatcttaaacctggcagatcgctcacagagtgagccggggaatagcgggggaccccactctattgttatgccaggatggggtgtgaaaaggctgccttcgacaggctacttgagcgaagagttcgaatcaaacaccaataacctgaaggggactgataaaagggccagccacctgggtaaaatcgaagaattgggtgaaaagggtctaagtttggggcatggtgttgcaaaaataaccccgatgaacgaggctggcgggagttcaccacgaaaaattactcaagttccccacggggggctcgccgaaaaagaagcgacggttaatggagatgccattgttagacagccaggcaggttgaacgggtttgcgccaaagcctgtgaatactaaagacagccctttggagacctgccggttaagttaa